One Carya illinoinensis cultivar Pawnee chromosome 5, C.illinoinensisPawnee_v1, whole genome shotgun sequence genomic window, atgaagttatatttcgtctcttttctcttgcttcacgagagatgttgtatcataattttttctataaaagagatattcagctcatcttcattcacatctcatcttcttcacttttctgtaatcatactgcatttttactctgcaatctctttctacatttttactctacaatggctcagcgatcttctcatggccaatatatgaggtactctgcacctcgttcatcagctgttcctgcttctaccacaggtgctatcatgcaatataatgatctgactcgtagggcagataataaagctatctatgagcttgtgagtctcggtacccgatactcatcatccattgtcgcattttctcagcgactgcaatccagaacttgtggagttgacgatctccacgagaatattgctatacttcagcgacttcttctggagtccaacatgaagatagaatcaataaagcaagagaataggaatttaaaatccttgcttaaatcttcttttcgattgcccaccgctttagatagggatgccatgcagattcttgaagaacaagagcatttgaagaatgaggcaaagtgccttaaatttatgtaattcttgtttcaagataataaaataatatttcacaaatattcatatttgtgtttctatcttttggtaaatgttctgtgtgctttatttcttctttaataatgcacatttcatatcaaacccataatcaagggtttcagatttatatttcaaatatgtgcagttttatgagctcttctggagtttcaatgacatttaaatcatatatataaactgcaataatagcttgttttcatttgcgtttggattgctttagatcatataaggatatttgaaacttgatagaatacatatttccagatgtattcatattagaagtttcagacattttctatccttcagggattttcatatatatatatatatatatatatatatatatatcatgatccaatgatccatataaatatgcagttaatcatgcatatccaaactctcggtaactttcaagctaataaaaatctcaatatgatttcaaccactttaaaaacatatcaatattgtttcttcgagaaactaacttgtgatctctatatcacatttttatattaaaagcttcaggctttttatatcatgtatataaatatccactgatatttaacaaaaatcacctctttaggtatttggacttcaagtcaatatttatcacattttacttagtgatatcaattctgcaggaattgagaaactgactcgtgatttatatatcacatttttatttcctttttataaatacccactgacattcaacaagcatcacctctttaggtgtttggactataagtcccgatgcatcatattttactagtgaatcaattctgtaggaattgtttctttcaaatattggccaatattttacgtcagTATTCTttgacgattcttgattcacttgctacattacttctggtaatgtcaattgccatctcatatggaaatacgttgtcgacaacgattttatttctatccataatttctccattattcatgaaatgtaacgagatctcgttattttcaggtacctgtccctcttcaagggaagacattttcatgataaacctattcaggaggcactcttcaggagatttgtactcttcaagagtttatataggagaattttatatagaaaatctggatggactttattgcttgtttcgtgggtatggcctcttcaggagcaccaattatttgtgtctttctctttttgagatgctctatcttttgtatcaataagtctcacatgcctttagacatgtcttatgttcattagactgctgaatttcttaattgtccttcagggacttcaatcctcgctgggattttaacagctcgaatatgagacatttttatcttattgcatccataatttaattatcatatgaacttctggttcacatatgataatcaagataacgtcgaattatttcatcttatttgcttctgacaaatttttctttccacttctggtggtaagactttatagtaaaagaatcttctggtttttttatggacgtccatatgaaaatcattcgacttatcgtaattcattttagattatcaagataatcatgaaaagatacaaatattttgaatcatatcactttttgatgcatcataatatttgattcaataattgtataatatcatctcaaagagaaagtttatagcttttccaatacgagcttctggctcgaaaagatattcattatcacgttcaatctcttagtttctttgaatgaaaacgcatcattattttcacttcagggaatagaatgatataaattcattatcattcacttcagggaatgatatagatctagtaagacgtgactaatgattcttatcaaaaactcattattttgctcagtcactgaaagacctgatacaaatttagaatatattgtgaatgtttgcatttcatattgctacttcaggagcatactcgatattgctacttcaggagcacattcgagacgttcattcaaatatatattctttagagacttttctctacacaatttcaattatacaacttcaggtgcattaattttaatgaacttttgatacaagtatcaatcatttaaattatgagatactcaaaagctattattgatttagggcgatccttcagggatgcttcatttctattctcagataaatcatatcatcaataatttataacaagtataaaagaataaataaaacttgtatctaaactatgtaaataaatataaaatttatcaaataataataataaatataactataaatattcacctcaataattataaataatatttaaaaaacttatttaaaataaaagatcactAACTTGAAGATCATGAGAACCTCGTGCAGCTCTCCATGAGGACGTTATCATGTGAGGGTGTGTTACCAACTCCACTTAATGCTTAAAAGCTTTGAAGAAAAGTCCAAGTATCCAGCTAGCTGCCTAGACAAATGAGAGAAGATTCCCTCACGCCATCCCTCAAAAGTCTTTATTTTTGTctatgcttttattttctttaatatctATGCTGTCCTCATCTTGGTTTTAATATTAAAGCCAATAAATGTATGCCCCCACATGTTAAAAGCTTGCGTAACGTGTTGAACTTCCCTTACCATGAAATGGAATACCATGACACCAGCCACGTGATGGGCCCCATCCCGATGAAAAAAAGCAACgaatgctagagtcatggcTATGCACAGAGCTACTGCCCACGTTAGTTTTGTATCGGAGTGTTCGATGATTGTCATGCCCGTTCCAAGCATCGCGAAAGAAAAAATCATGCTGAGGGAGCTGAGGATAGAACCGAGCTCCGACTTGGAGATCTGCCATGATACGATGGAATTCTCAGCTGAGGACATAGTAGCTAGCGAGGAGGCTCAGGATGTGGTCCAGCATAACCAGTGCATCTGGAAGGAAGAAATGGACGAGCGGGGATGTCTCGGCCATGTACGGTGGGTCCGGTGATGGTGAGAGCCATCCGATCTGTGAGCAGGGCCACTGGGGCTAGGTCCGGACAGCAACCGTTCAAACCAATACGCCATGTTGTGCTTCGCCTTCTCGTAGATAGATGAAGGTGTATTGAGGTGATTAGCACTGGCGAAATCCTCTGGTAACACTCTGCTTGCTTCCACCCCGTCGCCGGCAAGGCTCAAGATGGCCACAGAGATCATGACAAAGATGATCAAAAGGGTATTGGCCTTAAAAGGAAGCTCGATCTTGCTTGCGCTGATCGGTAGCGCTCGGGATGGCGCTGCTTCGGTCCCTAACGTCGATGCCGAAGGTTGGACCCACAATAACCTCCATTTTAGTTTCCGGATGGTCCCGATTGAGAATTTCCTGGAGAACTCAGCATGTTGTTGAGGAACATCAAGGAACTGCAGTGGGTGTTTCCACGCTCCAGTCATGGGTCAGAGGCTTAAATGAAAGAGATTTACGTGAGCTTGAGGAAGACAGCCGTGAGCTTGGACTAGTTGGTTCTTAGCAGCCTTTAGCGGCGTGAACAGCTGAACATGGTCTTGAGAGAGAGATCCGAGAGAGAGGAAATATGGGCGAGCCCAGAGAACTCTTCTACCGGGTTTCAATCGTGAGAGGCCGAGCCATTCACGGCTTAAAACCCAGACCTTGAGCCGCCCGGACGAGGATTCGAACACCTCGCAAAGTAAAAAAAAGGGCAACGCAGCAAAACGATTCGAACGAGACCAACATGGTGAGAGAAAGATTTGAGGGTAGTGATCTCCGGAAGGAGCTAGAAgtggacaatttttttttttttttttttttttttgcatcgtgctgataacgtgttataaactcaatgaaaatagagaaagaaattcaaCAATAGAAAGAGAACTTAGAGAGGTTCTGTAATTGATTTGTATATCAATCTTatcaatttcttaaagaattcaacgatatatataggcgtacaaaggggactatgctagctcactatgctagcactatgcactatacatttgacgactagataaatgtggtcatacaattcaagatagtttataacaattttaatattttttttttttttagatttaaaaaagttaaattaaaatttaaaaaagttaaattatttattatattttatataaaaatttaaaaaaattataatattgagacaagaattttatatttaaaatgagGAATTTGACTTGGCCCAACCGAACAGTACCACCCCTGGCCTACCAGTCATTTTGCGACAATCATCTACTGTAGCTACTAGACAGTACTCTATAATTTTGTGAACTGACACCATATTTCTCATTTTGCGGTATGTTGACATGCAGcccaatttttatattttatttcttcacATATAAGTTGAGGGATagtagatataaaaaaattgtaaaaaaataaaaaataatgataaaatattaaatattatttgaggGATAGTAGAGCACTTCACTACCTAAACACAGTTTAAGGAAACGAGCGTAAGATGCTTTGTATATTTGTTTGCTTAAGGTACACTCCGTTTGAAGAAATAaagttcattattaaaaaattattgtttcagATAAGTCTTAGATTTTCTCCCTTATTTCAAAACGAGTGCacctgcaaatattatttcttttgtttaaatcAAGAGTCAGATAAACACCACGTTAGACCCTATGATATTTACGCAATATTGTGTTTTCTAATTACCATGTAGAGATGTACGTTTCTCTCTTTGGGAAATCTGGGTCTTTGAATTCGTAGGACCAAGTCTAGTTTTCTGGCTGCATGTGTTGGTCAATCTTAGCGAATGTGTCATGAAGGTGGTGATAGCATGCATTCTTTCATTTACTTCAGCGTTATCTTTTAGGTTGTTAAGTTTTGCCTTATCTGAACGTTCATGGTGAGATTTGAGAATGAACCTGTCCCTTTATTTTTGGAGAGTGCCCCTTTTAATGAGATACTTGCAAACCTTTGAGATTTATGCTCTCATTAGAGTGGCTGTCCTATAGTGCATTTATGGAGGGCTTTGTTAGTGAGATCGGTCAACTTTATCCCTAACACCATTGatagagaatttttattttttattgcgtgtttttataattcatataaGAATAATATCACTATTTATCTTAAGTTTTGTCATATTTTAATGGCTTTGTATATGTAATTGCATAAATAGACAATATTCACTTAAaactatatatgttatattgaCAAGTATGACTTAAGGATTATCTAAACTTAGTATGAAAAACATCATCGCTCTTTGTATAGATTTTCCGACATTTCTAAGCAATTTACATAGATATTTCGGTCTCTAAATTCTGTCTCAATCTCGAGTCTCGAAACTCTGTATCTCTCTTAAGTCCAATGCCCTTTCATGTTATCGCCACATTTTCCTCACTGGCTTCCAAATTTTGAATGCAGGTGATCATTACCTTAGACCGTATGTAATTTCCAAACCAGAAGTGACCGTTACCAAGCGAATGGATAAAGACGAATTTCTCATACTAGCCAGTGATGGCTTGTGGGATGTTATCCCTAATGAACTTGCATGCCGGATTGTGAAGAGATGTCTTGATGGAAAAATGAGGAGCTACATGCAGGAGGTTGAGAATGAAAGCCGCCCGGCTGAGGCAGCGGCATTATTGGCCGAGTTAGCACTGGCTCGGGGAAGCAAAGATAACATTAGTGTTATTGTAGTTGAACTGAGGAAATCTAGAGGTTTTGTCGGTTCATAGTCTTACCTTTCAATCTACATTTAGTCCCTGATCAGCACGGCATTTAATTCTTCTGCCGGATGGgagctatatataaaaatttgtgaaaCACCTGTGTCATAGACTCGTGCTCAATACTACAATAAATTCTTTTGTGTTGGTTTGCTAACCACAACATGCGCCATCCTTGTAATCATCTCCTTGGGTATTACAAGGACTTGGACTGATCAGAAAATAAGGACTTGGAAACGGAGCTCACCATTTTGTTTGAtctctcttccatttcttttgGGTTTGGCACTTGGCTAATGTCTTGTTTAATTCCAAAAATAGCcacaaaaggagaaaaaaaaaaacaaaaaagggctTTGCTGTGgtgtgtttttctctttttgatgGGCTTTTTTCTGCATTGGGCCTTCTTTCACTTTGTTTTCTCTGCTTGCTGTGGTAGGCTTTCAAGTCAAAACTAATCAATTAACTAGGGTTTGTTTTCTCGCGATTccttgataatatatattattactgttTATGAGATCTTGGAAGATCACTTGTGGccactttattaaaaaagtaaatcaaATATATGGAGAGATCACTTTGTGGGGGTGTTCCTTTAAAATTATCATGAATTGCAATCTTTAAATGCTTGCCATcttgcaagtttttttttagaTGGATATTTTAgtcaattatataaaattaaatttataaattaatgtaatttaatatgatatgttaaattataaatttatttttattataaaataaatttaacgaaTTGTAGACTGAATTTGGTTTTGCAATATTTATACTATTTGCTGCCTGCCTGTCTGTATATAGTTTCAACTTCCAGTACCAAATTAATACTGCATGTTTTGTCCTTGAGGGCACTGATGAGAGATTCACATGCCCACaagataacatttttttttcctatttaaaATCCCAAGCAAAGCATCAGCTTTCGCCACATGCCAAGCATGCCATGGAAGTCTTTGAGCTCCTCTACTTTTAGAAAAGAGATACATTTAGATATCAtggaatatatattaattaaaacttATATGGTActgttttctaatttttaattaccaCCTTTAAAACATGAATGAAATATGACCGTACGTAAGTTTGGCAGCTTGGtcattatgtttttattaaatttattttgtaataaaaataattatataacataatatattatatcaaaatatgtta contains:
- the LOC122310436 gene encoding probable protein phosphatase 2C 8, with translation MPKVGPTITSILVSGWSRLRISWRTQHVVEEHQGTAVGVSTLQSWVRGLNERDLRELEEDSRELGLVGDHYLRPYVISKPEVTVTKRMDKDEFLILASDGLWDVIPNELACRIVKRCLDGKMRSYMQEVENESRPAEAAALLAELALARGSKDNISVIVVELRKSRGFVGS